From Eschrichtius robustus isolate mEscRob2 chromosome 7, mEscRob2.pri, whole genome shotgun sequence, a single genomic window includes:
- the OAT gene encoding ornithine aminotransferase, mitochondrial, translating into MFSKLARLQTVAVLRGVHSSVASATSVATKKTVQGPPSSDYIFERESKYGAHNYHPLPVALERGKGIYVWDLEGRKYFDFLSAYSAVNQGHCHPKIVNALKSQADKLTLTSRAFYNNVLGEYEEYVTKLFNYHKVLPMNTGVEAGETACKLARRWGYTVKGIPKYKAKIVFAAGNFWGRTLSAISSSTDPTSYDGFGPFMPGFEIIPYNDLPALERALQDPNVAAFMVEPIQGEAGVVVPDPGYLVGVRELCTQHQVLFIADEIQTGLARTGRWLAVDHENVRPDMVLLGKALSGGLYPVSAVLCDDEIMLTIKPGEHGSTYGGNPLGCRVAIAALEVLEEENLAENAEKMGVILRNELMKLPSDIVTAVRGKGLLNAIVIRETKDYDAWKVCLRLRDNGLLAKPTHGDIIRFAPPLVIKEDEILEAVEIINKTILSF; encoded by the exons ATGTTTTCCAAACTAGCACGTTTGCAGACTGTTGCTGTCCTTCGTGGAGTTCATTCTTCAGTGGCTTCTGCTACATCGGTTGCAACTAAAAAAACAGTCCAAGGCCCTCCATCCTCTGATTACATTTTTGAACGGGAATCTAAATATGGTGCCCACAACTACCACCCTTTACCTGTAGCCCTGGAGAGAGGGAAAG gtatttatGTGTGGGATTTAGAAGGcagaaaatattttgactttCTGAGTGCCTACAGTGCTGTCAACCAAGGGCATTGTCATCCAAAGATTGTGAATGCTTTGAAAAGTCAGGCGGACAAATTGACCTTAACATCTAGGGCCTTCTACAATAACGTGCTCGGTGAATACGAAGAGTATGTCACCAAACTTTTCAACTACCACAAAGTTCTTCCCATGAATACAG GAGTGGAGGCTGGAGAGACTGCTTGCAAACTTGCTCGTAGATGGGGATATACCGTGAAGGGGATCCCGAAATACAAAGCAAAGATTGTTTTTGCAG cTGGAAACTTTTGGGGTAGAACATTGTCTGCTATCTCCAGTTCCACAGACCCAACCAGTTACGATGGTTTTGGACCATTTATGCCAGGTTTCGAAATCATTCCATATAATGATCTGCCTGCTCTTGAG CGTGCACTTCAGGACCCGAACGTTGCCGCGTTCATGGTGGAACCAATTCAGGGTGAAGCAGGCGTCGTTGTTCCAGATCCAGGGTACCTTGTGGGCGTGCGAGAGCTCTGCACCCAGCACCAG GTTCTGTTTATTGCTGATGAAATACAGACAGGATTGGCCAGAACTGGTAGATGGCTGGCTGTTGATCATGAAAATGTCAGACCTGATATGGTCCTTCTAGGAAAGGCACTTTCTGGTGGTTTATACCCT GTATCCGCAGTGTTGTGTGACGATGAAATAATGCTGACCATTAAACCAGGGGAACATGGTTCAACGTATGGTGGCAATCCACTGGGCTGCCGAGTGGCCATCGCGGCCCTGGAG GTTTTGGAAGAAGAAAACCTTGCTGAAAATGCAGAGAAAATGGGTGTCATCTTGAGAAATGAACTCATGAAGCTACCTTCTGATATTGTAACGGCTGTAAGAGGAAAAGGATTATTAAATGCTATTGTTATTAGAGAAACCAAAG ATTATGATGCTTGGAAGGTGTGCCTGCGACTTCGAGATAATGGACTTCTGGCCAAGCCAACCCACGGTGATATCATCAGGTTTGCACCTCCACTTGTGATCAAGGAGGATGAGATTCTGGAGGCCGTGGAAATCATTAACAAGaccatcttgtctttctga